From a region of the Bombus terrestris chromosome 8, iyBomTerr1.2, whole genome shotgun sequence genome:
- the LOC100644421 gene encoding uncharacterized protein LOC100644421 isoform X3: MPGENRERSLRQTTSDVRELSPSKTSEFEVRTRGSSMIPLPRVMPQNPKTVKTEKNRLRLIMENNRGFVDTSEKERRINVDEDEMGYRVSAIREPVTPRYCDLSCNVYRCPVRKEDAEDCQKRAERLLSEECRVFRGAIGVDVEGVGSWRVRRRPHDIEVSTPLIGVAAHELESSVDGAAFNPVAVAATTSARCSLMKNTLKTPSSTSISLPVNAHIRPRLHLGSVIAETSKEDAMEPEVKEEDERRSSTPSPEQIYTRRNKRYNEGGSSEEDSKPDTSLQGHRLPSSYRGTWPIRRDIWANQQMGFSTQQSTSITVHNDVASVMSFSSNSGGVLGCSTEMQGDRRLGAKVDVVYNLLGMLGSTEGREDMSATLLSMSNSIDNCLIMRQSGCLPLLVQLIHAPGQDPETREKASRALHNIVYAKSDERAGRREARVLRFLEQLRDYCQTLRTSLETGQVPDDLERHPGPTIAALMKLSFDEAHRHAMCQLGGLHAVAELIEMDHMAHGSECDDQNCITLRRYAGMALTNLTFGDGNNKALLCSFREFMKALVSQLRSPSDDLRQVTASVLRNLSWRADTSSKQTLREVGAVTGLMKAAMEGRKESTLKSILSALWNLSAHCSTNKVDICAVDGALAFLVDMLSYKAPSKTLAIVENAGGILRNVSSHIAVREDYRAIVRERGCLQVLLQQLRSPSLTVVSNACGALWNLSARCPQDQRLLWDLGAVPMLRSLIHSKHKMISMGSSAALKNLLSARPGCNNLVHLDSTARGLGLPTLPTLVARRQRALEQEIDQSLAETCDNIEPSTSPTNKDDKFSFKVEHSFLGINTRTLRSYQLHNQPSTSNMKCNGVARSESRDSMRSITSTHSDTMFERVNRHVLNGLSPTDIQIKQQSSSLHSAVGFDSGMSSDAHSKTSSEKKYTLRYKNAIPDRLKSSDGFNGLVDLRSTNSTISWSSAPDQESACSQNLLHSSVEDNLPQSITSVLKTSSQSSISEETELNVCTKTEYVSTKPEIETSTSLSFVNNSSPAKDNINFGNVYNKTVLHQHSSLNTIQQAISPTVSYRTEGNLFSDYAETDLDQPTDYSLRYAERSLEDEEKPHSHYFPSNDQELIHEDTVKTYCTEGTPHGTSLNSSRAASASDLQEDSRQRSLLKKIQEQGKLQDTEELNLECTRMECTEVSSDKKRSQMLQYFETNIKDNNVEENDHTSMKSSLSVRTTITQVSSSNLQYAESDTIAPNSTENKPEKKYDTQNGMFEKNDKFDKSYPSNGVNSYVTSALKASNDSGCKEFELKGDTRNMPYILNINNSSECLDQVSDGDEDDEDLLTACINIGMQNNSCQLPNKMTWSEFSAYVYKGEWNEWGIRDEASQVHIVVHRAFKLDHSLVHKQKIAVDGRQPILMHTLSQTHDYRHRHSFIGNNFEKVPRNESNLARYQTSVALDQMECNSSVDSTMNSLDTKQSGSEEMVDPDICTDNVNDNSSNMNIVPDYSQSTAKFMQKVIETKIPVQQSNQVLQNELDKVRNTERGSLLGDDSLCNFSLPSNLRNSPILHETVVFNTEPTQQQYLSSIDTQSNEEMSSLIHNDLIDNDQNIDDDSAKWGNDKTSKTLKDKAMENSSMQQSYTKVTDSESSESIDSVEQSEHALLELCIQPGLTKTMDNIQLNKTTMNEIDSEFGERKISNFDESSKMYNDTCEIDGINKEKVDSKHKLAQKPADSTKYVEKEDVYRRQRDPDAMIASLDRLTATLVQQTEAIRERDSSAMKQSILSDTWNEDSPNDVSFPSISISAPIIASFKSDVPEEPGTITSECYETASSDNGHMTNSKIIQREAIKLAEAVDAEMNRQNELDTTSMTSMDLEAIKPPSSMGSLLSLTASYAGSGDCSESFVNRDRCNSTSLPPIQAKNISSTDSRSCRKKSLPLGVVAKRALSQTQSHTGSLENLLNECTGSHLESVKPPSMMDELPDVGDMENSMLSVASITSEVADSKDQDSQNLSGSDAVFDLLKPVANVLSMTCMRYAEAMQNSANNSLSEYLENINPPSLFNEVCEMDESTVEQATETICSDTLCIDAELHTEEAPHPVMIDRIDEAGDTDEAVTPISSEYCVTSSAESTPRKRLHRNLTPKQKRTLAKERYKTYTIAAELDKKEEERQENVVQEKIARGKISPFSKLTPKQRRQEDRARFQTQVLENPFPDMNQDQNNQQEVNATYEQENSEKTTGATSPVKSAIPTLSKLSACKTLIKKRAEQKKNRERYRTRTLNDSERIFRDTESNTTTNAVEDRLPDSTHTIESDEIQTMLEQNATIVLNTLNESNNTNETGEDGLLDCETISLVSNESESERNLRMRFVNGVSKRLIGSCVQQMDNVQEPEDAHKETIEIEEPRSQEDIRYTDNVETESEDESNNTEGPLRETKRPRIIKPGMVRDPSNDSNATDKSDPESPKAIRGRRKALYSNPITRKPTPQSSPLKQVNPVSGIPIGRSNTSPIVRATRATTLRQNNNSPGTATKESTKSNISPKMNPSSTDDKRTKILSVAAKRASVPQKGSSLTFTKSVKRHSTPPTCSSSNYQQETKTDVTIKPLERQGTFTKDEPEVKNAPTVESSSPSPIKTKIAKPIKGATSKVHPTTGKPKLTPKTHQAHQSKLSKGNASEKIQSSKALPLLVAPKRLPTGKTTATPKISVNNQNTAQIESGKVFRKVGPLGQRSNSNSSIVSNSSTGMQTRKLAKEATSKIASLWKKVEESKNKQRFEKPDTRQWLQPGNCANEMDTPSPVSNPPAFRLFRSSTFEGVPQENDNPESALYKSKLKRPLVMGVQPSKVKYRNSCDLSGMNANDAPCKIPVKSSDASTYKKDIVDVVDTSVVLRKSQHTESSTAEVDPMKRISRLGSFIRVDSPNAEGSAQTYVNGSGVRTPASAIVPPFNYNPKQDIPLQIAKVTPDETESKFRVTDCHSDIVTASTRVTTV; the protein is encoded by the exons GAAGACGCGGAGGATTGTCAAAAAAGAGCGGAAAGATTATTGTCGGAGGAGTGTCGCGTGTTTCGCGGGGCGATAGGCGTTGACGTGGAAGGTGTCGGCTCGTGGAGGGTTCGGAGGCGCCCTCACGACATTGAGGTATCTACGCCCCTGATCGGCGTCGCGGCGCACGAGCTGGAGTCGTCCGTGGACGGCGCAGCGTTCAACCCTGTCGCCGTAGCGGCGACGACATCCGCGAGATGCTCGCTGATGAAAAACACGTTGAAAACGCCGTCATCCACCTCCATTTCTCTGCCTGTCAATGCCCACATCAGGCCAAGGTTGCACCTAGGCTCCGTGATCGCTGAGACCAGCAAGGAGGATGCCATGGAGCCAGAAGTAAAGGAGGAGGACGAACGAAGGTCGTCCACGCCGAGCCCCGAG CAGATTTATACAAGAAGAAATAAACGTTATAATGAAGGTGGAAGTAGCGAGGAAGACAGCAAACCAGATACATCCCTACAGGGCCACAGATTACCATCTTCTTATCGGGGAACGTGGCCCATTAGAAGAGACATATGGGCCAATCAACAAATGGGCTTTTCCACTCAACAAAGCACATCAATCACTGTACATAAC GACGTAGCCAGTGTGATGAGCTTTTCGTCGAATTCGGGCGGGGTCCTCGGCTGTTCTACGGAAATGCAAGGCGATCGAAGGCTAGGGGCGAAAGTGGACGTAGTGTACAATCTACTGGGAATGCTCGGTAGCACGGAGGGCCGAGAGGACATGAGTGCAACGTTGCTCTCTATGAGCAATTCGATAGACAATTGCCTCATAATGAGGCAATCAGGATGCCTTCCACTGTTGGTACAACTAATTCACGCTCCAGGACAAGATCCAGAAACCAGAGAAAAGGCATCTCGAGCTTTGCATAATATAGTGTATGCCAAAAGCGACGAGAGGGCTGGACGCCGGGAGGCGAGGGTTCTCCGGTTTCTAGAACAGTTACGGGACTATTGCCAGACTCTAAGAACATCCCTAGAAACGGGTCAGGTTCCCGATGACCTAGAGAGGCATCCCGGGCCAACGATAGCGGCATTGATGAAACTTTCCTTCGATGAAGCTCATCGTCACGCCATGTGCCAGCTCGGTGGACTTCATGCAGTTGCAGAGCTGATCGAGATGGATCATATGGCTCATGGAAGCGAATGCGACGATCAAAATTGCATCACATTGCGTAGATATGCCGGAATGGCTCTGACGAATCTGACATTCGGCGATGGAAACAATAAAGCATTGCTTTGTTCCTTCCGGGAGTTCATGAAGGCTCTGGTTTCGCAATTGAGAAGTCCAAGCGACGATCTCAGACAAGTCACAGCGTCTGTATTGAGAAATTTGTCGTGGCGAGCTGATACTAGTAGCAAGCAAACGTTGAGGGAAGTGGGAGCAGTAACTGGTTTGATGAAGGCTGCGATGGAGGGTAGGAAGGAATCAACTCTTAAGTCAATACTCTCTGCACTTTGGAACCTATCGGCACACTGTAGTACGAATAAAGTGGATATTTGTGCCGTAGATGGGGCACTGGCATTCCTCGTGGATATGTTGAGCTACAAAGCACCATCTAAAACTTTAGCCATTGTTGAAAACGCCGGTGGTATTTTGAGGAATGTATCTAGTCACATTGCTGTTAGAGAAGATTACCGAGCCATTGTAAGAGAGAGGGGATGTTTGCAAGTATTGTTACAACAATTGCGATCACCTAGTTTAACCGTCGTTAGTAACGCTTGTGGAGCTCTGTGGAATCTTTCTGCTCGATGTCCACAGGATCAGCGTCTGTTATGGGACCTGGGCGCAGTTCCAATGCTTCGTAGTCTAATTCACTCCAAGCACAAGATGATTTCAATGGGTTCAAGCGCAGCCTTGAAGAATTTACTGAGTGCCAGACCAGGCTGTAATAATCTCGTTCACTTAGACTCGACAGCACGCGGATTAGGACTTCCAACTCTACCAACTTTAGTTGCACGCAGACAAAGGGCTCTGGAGCAAGAAATAGATCAAAGCTTGGCTGAAACTTGCGATAACATCGAACCTAGCACATCTCCGACTAACAAAGACGATAAATTTTCGTTCAAGGTGGAACATAGCTTTTTGGGAATCAACACGCGAACTTTACGCTCCTATCAACTACATAATCAACCTAGCACATCCAATATGAAGTGCAACGGAGTCGCCAGAAGCGAGAGTAGAGACTCTATGCGCTCCATAACAAGCACCCATTCTGACACCATGTTTGAAAGGGTAAATCGACACGTATTGAATGGACTATCTCCTACTGATATTCAGATAAAACAACAGTCCTCGTCGCTACACTCCGCAGTCGGTTTCGACAGCGGAATGTCCAGTGACGCTCACTCGAAGACCTCTTCGGAGAAGAAGTATACGTTACGCTATAAAAACGCCATCCCGGATCGTTTGAAGTCGTCGGACGGTTTTAATGGCCTCGTCGACCTTAGAAGCACTAATTCTACCATTTCCTGGTCCTCGGCTCCGGATCAAGAATCCGCCTGTTCACAGAATTTGCTACACTCTTCCGTAGAAGACAACTTGCCACAAAGCATCACGTCTGTGCTAAAGACTAGTAGTCAATCCAGTATTTCTGAGGAAACGGAGTTGAACGTTTGCACAAAAACCGAGTACGTGAGCACGAAGCCTGAAATAGAAACCTCGACCTCGTTATCATTCGTTAACAACAGCTCTCCCGCGAAAGACAACATCAACTTTGGAAACGTCTACAACAAGACTGTTTTGCATCAGCACAGTTCGTTGAATACTATACAACAGGCTATTTCACCGACTGTCAGTTATCGAACAGAGGGAAATCTGTTCAGTGATTATGCCGAGACGGATTTGGATCAACCAACTGACTATAGTTTGCGTTATGCTGAACGAAGTCTGGAAGACGAAGAAAAACCACATTCTCACTATTTCCCGAGTAACGATCAAGAGCTTATCCACGAAGATACAGTAAAGACCTATTGCACAGAAGGAACTCCACATGGAACGTCTTTAAATTCTTCCAGAGCGGCATCGGCTTCTGACTTGCAAGAGGATAGTCGACAGAGAAGTTTATTGAAAAAGATTCAGGAACAAGGTAAACTGCAAGATACGGAGGAATTGAATTTAGAATGTACCAGAATGGAATGTACGGAAGTTTCGAGTGACAAGAAGAGAAGTCAAATGTTGCAGTACTTTGAAACGAATATCAAGGATAATAATGTTGAGGAAAATGATCACACTTCTATGAAAAGTTCATTGAG CGTAAGAACAACAATTACACAAGTATCCTCGAGCAACTTACAATATGCTGAGAGTGATACTATAGCGCCCAATTCTACAGAAAATAAACCAG AGAAAAAATACGATACACAGAATGGCATGTTTGAAAAAAacgataaatttgataaaagttATCCTAGCAACGGTGTTAATTCGTACGTGACTAGTGCATTGAAGGCTTCTAACGATTCAGGATGTAAGGAATTTGAACTAAAAGGAGATACCCGTAACATGccttatatattaaatataaacaacTCTTCCGAATGTTTAGATCAAGTCAGTGATGGCGATGAGGACGACGAAGATCTGCTTACAGCTTGCATTAATATTGGAATGCAAAATAATAG TTGCCAACTGCCGAATAAAATGACCTGGTCGGAATTTTCTGCTTATGTATACAAAGGAGAGTGGAACGAATGGGGTATCCGAGATGAAG CCTCGCAAGTACATATAGTTGTGCACAGGGCCTTTAAGCTCGACCATAGTCTTGTTCATAAACAGAAGATAGCAGTCGATGGCCGGCAACCAATACTGATGCATACACTGTCACAGACGCATGATTATAG ACATAGGCATTCGTTTAtaggaaataattttgaaaaagttCCACGAAATGAAAGCAATCTTGCCAGGTACCAAACAAGTGTTGCACTAGATCAAATGGAGTGCAATTCATCTGTCGATTCTACCATGAACAGTCTTGATACAAAACAATCTGGATCTGAAGAAATGGTAGATCCTGATATTTGCACTGATAACGTTAATGATAACTCATCGAATATGAATATTGTGCCAGATTATAGTCAAAGTACGGCCAAATTTATGCAAAAG GTGATAGAAACTAAAATTCCAGTGCAACAATCGAATCAAGTTTTGCAGAATGAGTTGGACAAAGTAAGAAACACGGAACGCGGTTCATTATTAGGCGATGATAGTCTGTGCAATTTCTCATTACCTTCGAACTTGAGGAATAGCCCGATACTACATGAAACAGTAGTGTTTAACACAGAACCTACACAGCAGCAATATCTATCTAGTATCGATACCCAATCGAACGAAGAAATGTCGTCTCTGATACATAATGACCTTATTGACAATGATCAAAATATAGATGATGATTCTGCTAAGTGGGGAAATGATAAAACATCAAAAACATTAAAAGACAAAGCGATGGAGAATTCGTCTATGCAACAATCTTATACTAAAGTAACAGATTCAGAGAGTAGCGAATCGATTGATTCTGTGGAACAATCAGAACACGCACTTTTAGAATTGTGTATACAACCTGGATTAACGAAAACTATGGATAATATTCAGCTAAACAAAACCACGATGAATGAAATCGACAGTGAATTTGGGGAACGAAAAATTAGTAATTTTGATGAAAGCAGTAAAATGTACAATGACACGTGTGAAATAGATGGcattaataaagaaaaagttGATTCAAAGCACAAACTGGCACAGAAACCTGCAGACTCAACGAAATATGTGGAGAAGGAAGATGTATATCGGCGTCAAAGGGATCCTGATGCTATGATTGCCTCGTTAGATCGCTTAACTGCGACTCTCGTGCAACAAACGGAAGCAATTCGAGAACGAGATTCAAGCGCAATGAAACAGAGCATATTGAGTGATACATGGAATGAAGATTCTCCTAATGATGTATCTTTTCCTAGCATAAGTATTAGTGCCCCTATAATCGCTTCATTTAAAAGCGATGTACCAGAAGAACCAGGAACAATCACCTCAGAGTGTTATGAAACAGCAAGTAGCGACAATGGGCACATGacaaattcaaaaattattcaaagagAAGCGATTAAATTGGCTGAAGCGGTGGATGCAGAAATGAATCGACAGAATGAACTAGATACAACCAGTATGACGTCCATGGATTTAGAAGCAATAAAACCACCTTCCTCGATGGGAAGCTTACTATCACTGACAGCTAGCTACGCAGGTTCAGGTGACTGTAGTGAGTCATTCGTTAATCGAGACAGATGTAATTCTACGTCCTTGCCTCCAATCCAGGCGAAGAATATATCTTCGACAGATTCTCGAAGCTGTCGTAAGAAATCTCTTCCTTTGGGTGTCGTAGCTAAAAGAGCTCTGAGTCAAACTCAGAGCCACACCGGTAGTCTCGAAAATTTGTTGAACGAATGTACTGGTTCGCACTTAGAAAGTGTCAAACCACCATCAATGATGGACGAGTTACCAGACGTTGGCGATATGGAAAATAGTATGTTAAGCGTGGCTAGTATTACATCAGAGGTTGCAGATTCTAAGGATCAAGACTCGCAGAACTTAAGTGGGAGCGACGCTGTTTTTGACTTACTAAAACCTGTCGCAAATGTGCTATCCATGACGTGCATGCGTTATGCCGAAGCTATGCAGAATAGTGCAAATAATAGTTTGAGTGAATATCTGGAGAACATCAATCCACCTTCGCTGTTCAATGAAGTGTGTGAAATGGATGAGTCAACAGTGGAACAAGCTACAGAAACTATATGCAGCGATACGTTGTGTATTGATGCGGAATTACATACCGAAGAAGCTCCACATCCTGTGATGATAGACAGAATCGACGAAGCAGGTGATACCGATGAGGCAGTTACACCAATTTCGTCTGAATACTGCGTTACTAGCTCGGCAGAGTCCACACCTAGGAAGCGATTACACAGAAATTTAACACCAAAGCAGAAAAGAACTTTGGCCAAGGAAAGATATAAGACGTATACTATAGCTGCGGAACtcgacaaaaaggaagaagaacgaCAGGAAAACGTAGTACAGGAGAAGATTGCACGGGGGAAAATTTCACCTTTTTCCAAATTGACACCTAAACAACGTAGACAAGAAGATAGAGCCAGGTTTCAAACACAGGTATTGGAAAATCCCTTCCCCGACATGAATCAAGATCAAAATAATCAACAGGAAGTTAATGCTACTTATGAACAAGAGAATTCTGAAAAGACAACGGGAGCAACGTCCCCGGTAAAATCTGCTATCCCCACATTGTCAAAACTATCCGCTTGTAAAACGTTGATTAAAAAGCGTGCTGAGCAAAAGAAGAACAGGGAAAGATATCGTACAAGAACTTTGAACGATTCAGAACGCATATTCAGAGATACAGAAAGTAATACTACTACAAACGCGGTAGAAGATAGATTACCAGATTCAACGCACACTATCGAATCGGATGAAATTCAAACCATGTTGGAACAGAATGCAACCATCGTGTTAAATACATTAAACGAATCAAATAACACAAATGAAACTGGCGAGGATGGGTTGCTAGATTGCGAGACTATTAGTTTAGTATCAAATGAATCAGAATCAGAACGGAACCTACGGATGCGGTTTGTCAACGGCGTTTCTAAAAGACTAATAGGTTCATGTGTTCAACAAATGGACAATGTACAAGAACCAGAGGACGCTCATAAGGAAACAATCGAGATCGAAGAACCCAGGTCGCAAGAAGACATCAGGTATACAGATAATGTGGAAACTGAGAGTGAGGATGAATCTAATAATACCGAGGGACCACTTAGAGAAACAAAAAGGCCCCGAATAATTAAACCAGGAATGGTGAGAGATCCCAGTAATGATTCTAACGCTACGGATAAATCAGACCCAGAAAGTCCAAAGGCCATTCGCGGAAGAAGAAAAGCTCTCTACTCAAATCCAATTACGCGAAAACCAACGCCACAATCATCTCCATTGAAACAGGTGAATCCTGTCAGTGGAATACCTATAGGTCGTAGCAACACTTCACCTATTGTAAGAGCAACTAGAGCTACCACGCTGAGACAAAATAACAATAGTCCAGGTACAGCGACGAAGGAATCAACAAAATCAAATATAAGTCCTAAAATGAATCCCAGTTCAACAGATGACAAACGAACGAAGATTTTATCGGTGGCTGCAAAAAGAGCATCAGTTCCACAGAAAGGATCGTCATTAACTTTCACAAAGTCCGTAAAGAGGCACAGCACACCTCCAACGTGTTCTTCCTCGAACTATCAACAAGAAACTAAGACGGACGTAACGATTAAGCCCTTGGAACGACAAGGAACATTTACCAAAGACGAACCAGAAGTGAAGAATGCGCCCACCGTAGAGTCTTCGTCACCTTCGCCGATAAAAACGAAAATCGCAAAACCCATTAAAGGTGCAACATCCAAGGTACATCCAACAACTGGGAAACCAAAACTTACGCCAAAGACACATCAAGCGCACCAATCAAAATTGTCAAAGGGAAACGCTTCAGAGAAAATTCAATCTTCGAAAGCATTACCATTACTGGTGGCTCCAAAACGATTACCTACAGGAAAAACAACTGCAACTCCAAAAATATCAGTCAATAATCAAAATACTGCACAAATAGAAAGCGGTAAAGTCTTTCGAAAGGTAGGTCCCCTTGGTCAGAGATCTAACAGTAATTCAAGTATTGTATCCAACTCCTCGACCGGAATGCAAACTAGAAAATTGGCAAAGGAAGCGACTAGTAAAATTGCAAGCCTTTGGAAAAAGGTAGAGGAGAGTAAAAATAAGCAACGGTTTGAGAAACCAGATACTAGGCAGTGGCTACAGCCTGGTAATTGTGCTAACGAGATGGATACCCCATCTCCAGTGAGCAATCCGCCAGCTTTTAGGTTGTTTCGTAGTTCCACGTTCGAAGGAGTGCCCCAAGAGAATGATAATCCCGAATCAGCTTTGTACAAATCGAAATTGAAGAGACCATTGGTAATGGGCGTACAACCTAGTAAAGTGAAATACAGAAACTCTTGTGACTTGAGCGGAATGAACGCAAACGACGCACCTTGCAAGATTCCTGTAAAGTCTAGTGACGCTTCTACGTACAAGAAAGACATCGTAGATGTAGTTGATACCTCGGTTGTTCTGCGAAAATCACAGCATACCGAATCCTCCACGGCAGAGGTAGATCCTATGAAACGAATATCACGTCTTGGTTCCTTTATAAGAGTAGACTCTCCGAATGCAGAAGGTTCTGCACAAACATACGTTAATGGGTCCGGTGTGCGTACACCCGCGTCCGCTATTGTCCCACCTTTTAATTACAACCCGAAGCAAGATATCCCTTTGCAAATAGCCAAAGTAACGCCGGATGAAACTGAAAGCAAATTCAGAGTGACAGATTGTCATAGCGACATAGTCACAGCTTCTACGAGAGTAACAACGGTATAG